The genomic interval GGAGAGCATAAAGATACCGCCACCTACAAACGATGCAGTTTCTGAAGCCTTTACATATCTAAGAAAAAGGTATGTCGTAAAACCTGCAAAAACAAAATGAAGGATGATGATCCAATTCCAGACAATATTGAACGGCAGGAACAGATAAAACATGTGAGGGGGGTAAAAGATTCCAGGTTGAAGCGTGGCAAGAAGTGGGATACCTGAATAATTGTATGGATTCCAGAAAGGTGCTTCAAAAGATCTAACCAATGTTACCCATAGGTATTTAGGCGGTATAAAAAAAGGGGCTAGGTCCCTTTCAACAAAAACATTCGATGCAGATAGAATCGGGTTAAAATAGAGGAGAACGAGAAAAAAGAATATAAGGATTATAAACATTATATGAAGAGGGAGCCTTCATTGGCCCCCTCTCAAAGATCTCAGGAATTATTTGGTCCTATTACCACTTTGTACAATCAACAGCACCGCCTCGTGCACTGTTTGCGCCGCAATAAAGTTGTCCGGCGTTGGTAGTGGTAGGAGCAGTCAAACCAAAAGTGTAGACACCTGCACCAGTTATTAAGAAAGAAATTGTATTAGCTCCAACATTTCCTGTGTAATTAATACCCTGGATATTTGCGGTTGCTACAATATCACCCATTGTATATACACTTCCCAATCCCCCCTGAGTAACTGGAACAAACCAGTTCTGCAAGTTCGCCTGGGCAAAAAGTATACTGTTTGCTCCCCTTAAAGCTCCGAGGACGCCCTGTGCCGCTGCGTCGCCGGCCTGTTCTTTGATCTCCATATACTTGGGGACAGCAACAGCCGCGAGGATGCCGATGATGATGATGACGATGATCAGTTCGATGAGGGTGAAACCTCTCTGGTTCCTTAATGCTTTCATGTTAATCCTCCTGGTGAAACGTTTATAATATGTAGTAATCATAGTATTTTATATAATAGATGCAATTATCATACCAATGTAGCAGGGGTCAGG from Syntrophorhabdaceae bacterium carries:
- a CDS encoding prepilin-type N-terminal cleavage/methylation domain-containing protein, yielding MKALRNQRGFTLIELIIVIIIIGILAAVAVPKYMEIKEQAGDAAAQGVLGALRGANSILFAQANLQNWFVPVTQGGLGSVYTMGDIVATANIQGINYTGNVGANTISFLITGAGVYTFGLTAPTTTNAGQLYCGANSARGGAVDCTKW